From one Idiomarina sp. X4 genomic stretch:
- a CDS encoding Bax inhibitor-1/YccA family protein — MNNRSQVYVGQNESALAVNKVLRNTYTLLAMTLAFSAVVAAISSAMNWPHPGLILTLVGYFGLLFGVYKTKDSAMGLVFTFALTGFLGYTLGPIINMALSMPGGGEMVATALGGTALTFFATSAYVLTTKKDMSKLGGLVTAGIIMVIVAAIANLFFQMPALHLALSAIMIPLMAMLIMWQTSDIINGGERNYILATVTLYVSIYNLFVNLLTLLMAFGGDE, encoded by the coding sequence ATGAACAATCGCAGTCAGGTATATGTCGGTCAGAATGAATCGGCTCTGGCCGTCAACAAAGTACTACGTAACACATACACGCTTTTAGCAATGACATTAGCCTTTAGTGCCGTTGTTGCTGCTATTAGCAGTGCAATGAACTGGCCACATCCGGGGCTTATTCTCACTTTGGTTGGTTACTTCGGACTGCTCTTTGGTGTTTATAAAACCAAAGACAGCGCTATGGGCTTGGTTTTCACCTTTGCTCTGACAGGCTTCCTGGGATATACCTTAGGTCCAATTATTAATATGGCCCTATCAATGCCCGGCGGCGGTGAAATGGTTGCAACTGCGCTAGGCGGTACTGCACTTACCTTCTTTGCGACGTCGGCTTATGTACTGACGACTAAGAAGGACATGTCAAAGCTTGGCGGTTTAGTCACAGCGGGTATCATAATGGTTATCGTTGCCGCTATTGCTAACCTGTTCTTCCAAATGCCAGCACTGCACTTAGCCTTGTCAGCAATCATGATTCCGCTAATGGCTATGCTTATTATGTGGCAAACCAGCGACATCATTAACGGTGGCGAGCGCAACTACATACTGGCGACCGTTACCTTGTATGTGTCTATTTATAACTTGTTCGTCAATTTGCTAACATTACTGATGGCATTTGGCGGCGACGAGTAA
- a CDS encoding DNA-3-methyladenine glycosylase family protein, which yields METTAQSIKQHLIDTQPGFDLVLLQLAERAPLEPSNIPVIDALPRIIIRQMLSLKASATIIERTEKEAKLLGLQSIAYLPADNLLSCGVSRTKAAAIQSVAHCQQTEPERIANWAEMTSEELVKDVTKLKGVGPWTASILAMFHFAHEDLFPIQDSSLRKAIGQLKEQDVLIIPERATPYRTYLACYLWDMLDQSRR from the coding sequence ATGGAAACAACCGCACAATCGATAAAGCAACACCTTATCGATACTCAACCAGGCTTCGATTTGGTGTTGTTACAATTGGCGGAGCGAGCGCCGCTTGAGCCTTCAAATATTCCAGTCATTGACGCTTTACCGAGAATTATTATTCGGCAAATGTTGTCATTGAAAGCGTCTGCAACAATCATTGAACGCACTGAGAAAGAAGCAAAGTTGTTGGGTTTACAGTCGATTGCTTATTTACCCGCCGATAACTTACTAAGTTGCGGAGTGAGTCGCACAAAAGCCGCCGCAATTCAAAGCGTTGCTCACTGTCAGCAAACCGAGCCGGAAAGGATTGCAAACTGGGCGGAGATGACCTCAGAAGAATTAGTGAAAGATGTAACGAAGTTAAAAGGGGTTGGTCCCTGGACAGCGTCAATACTCGCGATGTTTCATTTTGCACATGAAGACTTATTTCCTATTCAGGACTCCTCGCTAAGAAAAGCCATAGGCCAGCTTAAAGAGCAAGATGTATTGATTATTCCCGAAAGAGCCACGCCTTACCGGACTTATTTAGCCTGTTATTTGTGGGACATGTTAGATCAGTCCCGCCGATAA
- a CDS encoding TusE/DsrC/DsvC family sulfur relay protein — MIEFNGKTYETDKHEYLANIDDWDEELALHIAELESIDMTPAHWEVVNFVQNFYREFDTSPAMRVLVKAMKKQLGEEKGNSRYLYKLFPKGPAKQATRIAGLPKPAKCI, encoded by the coding sequence ATGATTGAATTCAACGGCAAAACGTACGAGACCGATAAGCACGAATACTTAGCAAACATTGATGACTGGGACGAAGAGCTGGCATTGCATATTGCGGAGCTTGAAAGCATTGATATGACACCGGCTCACTGGGAAGTCGTCAATTTCGTACAAAACTTTTATCGTGAATTTGATACCAGCCCGGCAATGCGTGTTCTGGTAAAAGCCATGAAGAAGCAACTGGGAGAAGAGAAAGGCAACAGCCGCTATTTGTATAAACTATTCCCCAAAGGCCCAGCTAAGCAGGCCACACGCATTGCGGGCCTGCCTAAACCAGCTAAATGTATTTAG
- the crcB gene encoding fluoride efflux transporter CrcB, translating to MNNLVLHFFCVAAGGAIGASGRYAIGLAMQSFGLRAFPFATLTVNILGSFLLGLLLAYGQQQSVSETTRLFLGVGVLGAFTTFSTFSVEVVTLASQGEMLKAALHVGLNVIICIAAVVAAMMLYSTTVK from the coding sequence ATGAATAACTTAGTATTGCATTTTTTCTGCGTCGCCGCTGGCGGTGCTATCGGCGCGTCCGGGCGTTACGCGATTGGTCTTGCGATGCAATCATTTGGGCTGCGGGCATTCCCTTTTGCGACGCTGACCGTTAACATATTAGGCTCTTTTTTATTGGGGCTGTTACTGGCATATGGGCAACAACAATCCGTGTCAGAGACAACCCGCTTATTCCTTGGTGTTGGCGTTTTAGGCGCATTTACAACCTTCTCAACGTTTTCAGTTGAGGTTGTGACGCTGGCCAGCCAGGGCGAAATGCTAAAAGCCGCTTTACACGTCGGCTTAAATGTAATTATTTGTATTGCTGCTGTTGTTGCAGCAATGATGTTGTACTCAACAACGGTTAAATAG
- the tusD gene encoding sulfurtransferase complex subunit TusD, protein MAKLTLIVQSSASNQKRSLDALTFAKNAIKQGHEITCLFFYRQAVDHAVAQTPAENETLIQQWSDFKNQSGTPLVVCHTVAERLGIEDFHPSFDATGLTALSKALATSDRTLQF, encoded by the coding sequence GTGGCTAAATTAACTCTCATTGTTCAAAGCTCGGCATCGAACCAGAAGCGTTCATTGGATGCTCTGACCTTTGCAAAGAATGCTATTAAGCAAGGGCATGAAATAACCTGCCTGTTTTTTTACCGACAAGCGGTTGATCACGCCGTTGCGCAAACACCTGCAGAAAATGAGACGCTGATTCAACAATGGAGTGATTTTAAAAACCAGTCCGGCACTCCCTTGGTCGTTTGCCATACCGTTGCTGAGCGTTTGGGCATTGAGGATTTTCATCCTAGCTTTGATGCAACAGGACTCACCGCCCTCTCAAAAGCCCTAGCGACAAGCGACCGGACGTTACAGTTTTAA
- the lolA gene encoding outer membrane lipoprotein chaperone LolA, whose translation MKAVWFAAVMAVSMNAFASDNNSDKKELQQLLKQTQSLSAEFEQQVKDEQGNVLQTLSGNMKLKRPASLYWHTLSPDETVMVANGEKVWYYNPFVDQVTIYAQQDMVDNSPLLLVLDNNTNQWQNYSVSHVDDRYLVKHNNDASQLELVFDGNTLTEITLVQAQGERTELMLSDVVLNPQIDGEQFTFEVPAGVDVDDQS comes from the coding sequence ATGAAAGCAGTATGGTTCGCCGCCGTTATGGCGGTATCAATGAATGCATTTGCCAGCGACAACAACTCGGATAAAAAAGAGCTTCAACAGCTTTTAAAGCAAACTCAGAGTTTATCTGCTGAGTTTGAGCAGCAAGTGAAAGACGAACAAGGCAATGTTCTGCAAACACTCAGCGGCAATATGAAATTAAAACGGCCAGCGAGCTTGTATTGGCACACGCTGTCTCCCGATGAAACGGTGATGGTCGCAAACGGTGAAAAAGTCTGGTATTACAACCCATTTGTTGATCAAGTCACTATTTATGCGCAGCAGGATATGGTCGATAACAGCCCGCTGTTACTGGTCTTAGACAACAATACAAATCAGTGGCAGAACTATTCTGTAAGTCACGTCGATGACCGTTATTTAGTGAAACATAATAATGATGCCAGTCAGTTAGAGCTGGTTTTTGACGGCAATACGTTGACAGAAATAACCTTGGTTCAGGCACAAGGAGAGCGTACTGAACTGATGTTGAGCGACGTTGTTTTAAACCCTCAAATCGACGGAGAGCAATTTACTTTTGAAGTACCCGCTGGTGTCGATGTGGACGACCAAAGCTAA
- a CDS encoding DUF3667 domain-containing protein has protein sequence MNTSSQNLCKNCDTELQGEYCHRCGQQDKQYMRSIFAVVGDLFGEIGHWDSRFYRTLRGLFLNPGFLSLEFVQGRHASYVPPLRLYFFISLIAFMVMTSLIDIDIRPPTSEDFDRVNQVQQDVQASLPEEAKGLVVSNAEPSEPLRLSLDDTDIPFLSKAEEVEFEIKLNQLADNPAQFVKKLISMTPQMMLLMLPFWALFLKLIYLFGHRYYLEHLTVALHTHAFMLLTLTIVTIISQAVSPLIGIAGWNWVAIIGDWVTDFFIIWLFVYLLITQKRFYQQSWPVTLIKYVISGVIYFALLTSSFVIMVIIGILNS, from the coding sequence ATGAACACCTCAAGCCAAAACCTTTGTAAGAATTGCGATACAGAACTTCAGGGAGAGTATTGCCACCGCTGTGGCCAGCAAGACAAACAATATATGCGCAGTATCTTTGCTGTTGTTGGTGACTTGTTTGGTGAAATAGGGCACTGGGATTCACGCTTTTACCGAACGCTTCGCGGGCTTTTTCTTAACCCAGGCTTTTTGTCACTGGAATTTGTTCAGGGGCGCCATGCCTCTTATGTGCCGCCACTAAGACTCTATTTCTTTATCTCATTAATTGCTTTTATGGTGATGACGTCGTTAATTGATATTGATATCAGACCACCGACATCAGAAGACTTTGATCGCGTTAACCAGGTTCAGCAAGATGTGCAGGCTTCATTACCGGAAGAGGCAAAAGGGTTGGTAGTAAGTAATGCAGAACCTTCTGAACCTTTACGGCTTTCTTTAGATGACACCGATATTCCCTTTCTTAGTAAGGCTGAAGAAGTCGAGTTCGAAATAAAGCTAAATCAGTTAGCGGACAACCCCGCACAATTTGTTAAAAAGCTCATTTCGATGACGCCTCAAATGATGTTACTCATGCTGCCGTTCTGGGCGTTATTTTTAAAGCTTATTTACCTATTTGGACATCGCTATTATCTCGAACATTTGACGGTGGCGCTTCATACGCATGCTTTTATGCTGTTGACGTTAACAATAGTCACCATCATCAGTCAGGCAGTATCACCGCTTATTGGCATTGCTGGTTGGAACTGGGTGGCAATCATTGGTGATTGGGTAACTGATTTCTTCATTATTTGGCTTTTTGTCTATCTGCTTATTACCCAGAAACGTTTCTATCAGCAGAGCTGGCCTGTCACCCTAATAAAATACGTAATATCTGGCGTGATTTACTTTGCGCTATTAACATCATCCTTTGTCATTATGGTGATAATTGGTATTCTTAATAGTTAA
- a CDS encoding thioesterase family protein — MQFHETLALIESDKNNQTISLPEGWAQGRAFFGGFSAAIAAQFLLQQFPKDYHLRSFAISFVAPAAAGDATLNYRVLRQGSSVLQVAVELTQNDEVMLAGLASLGKGRQSSVSVSGETPPDLKTVNDGPGLPEADIVPEFAKNFDYRITSGGMPFSGQPGRTFGGWVRFRKEQQQLTIAAILALVDAWPPAVLPHLKQPAPASSLTWTIEFPDKPLADFSTHDWYQYEAFIEHAENGYGHSRAGLWSDNDELLAISRQTFTVFA; from the coding sequence ATGCAGTTTCATGAGACGTTAGCTTTAATAGAAAGTGACAAGAACAATCAAACCATAAGTCTGCCTGAAGGCTGGGCGCAAGGGCGCGCATTTTTTGGTGGTTTTAGTGCAGCAATAGCAGCACAATTTTTATTGCAGCAATTTCCGAAAGACTACCACCTGCGTAGTTTTGCTATTTCTTTTGTTGCCCCGGCGGCAGCGGGAGATGCGACGTTAAATTATCGGGTGTTGCGCCAGGGCTCCTCTGTTTTGCAAGTGGCCGTTGAGTTAACGCAAAACGATGAAGTGATGCTTGCTGGTTTAGCAAGTTTAGGTAAAGGGCGTCAGTCTTCAGTATCTGTCAGTGGTGAAACACCGCCAGACTTAAAGACTGTTAATGATGGCCCGGGCTTGCCGGAAGCCGATATCGTTCCTGAGTTTGCTAAGAACTTTGACTACCGCATTACCTCCGGTGGCATGCCCTTTAGTGGACAGCCAGGCAGAACCTTTGGCGGGTGGGTGCGTTTTAGAAAAGAGCAACAACAGCTAACCATTGCTGCTATTCTCGCGTTAGTCGATGCCTGGCCACCGGCCGTGTTACCACACTTAAAGCAGCCAGCGCCCGCATCGTCGCTCACCTGGACTATTGAGTTTCCTGATAAGCCGTTAGCAGACTTCAGTACTCATGACTGGTATCAGTATGAAGCGTTTATCGAGCATGCTGAGAACGGGTACGGTCATAGTCGGGCAGGACTTTGGTCAGACAACGATGAGTTATTGGCAATAAGTCGTCAAACCTTTACTGTGTTTGCTTAA
- the serS gene encoding serine--tRNA ligase: MLDAKYFREELDNTAKALAKRGFDLDVAKLSKLEEQRKEVQVRTEQLQAERNSRSKAIGKAKAAGEDIQPLLDAVSDLGNQLDSAKEELKSIQEALNGIIMGVPNLPAEEVPQGKDESENQEVLTWGQPKSFDFEVKDHVDLGEALAKGMDFEAAAKLTGARFVVMRGGIARLHRALTQFMLDLHTQEHGYLETYVPYMVNQDSLLGTGQLPKFGKDLFHIEGESQDQIPMSLIPTAEVPLTNLYRDEIADEDELPLKFTAHTPCFRSEAGSHGRDTRGLIRQHQFDKVELVWLVKPEESMDALEQLTGHAETVLQKLELPYRKVLLCTGDMGFGAAKTYDLEVWLPAQQAYREISSCSNMQDFQARRMQARFRRKGAKKPELMHTLNGSGLAVGRALVAVLENYQQEDGSIVVPEVLRTYMGGIDVIKS; the protein is encoded by the coding sequence ATGCTAGACGCTAAATACTTCCGTGAGGAATTAGACAATACCGCAAAAGCACTTGCTAAAAGAGGCTTCGACTTAGACGTTGCTAAACTCAGTAAGCTTGAAGAACAACGTAAAGAGGTACAGGTACGTACTGAACAACTTCAGGCAGAGCGTAACAGCCGTTCCAAAGCCATAGGCAAAGCGAAAGCGGCTGGTGAAGACATACAGCCGTTATTGGATGCGGTGAGTGACTTAGGTAACCAACTGGATAGCGCGAAAGAAGAACTTAAAAGCATTCAGGAAGCGCTCAATGGCATTATTATGGGTGTCCCTAACTTGCCGGCAGAAGAAGTACCACAAGGTAAAGATGAAAGCGAAAATCAGGAAGTCCTGACCTGGGGGCAACCCAAGTCGTTTGACTTTGAAGTGAAAGATCACGTTGACCTTGGCGAAGCGCTTGCTAAGGGGATGGACTTTGAAGCTGCAGCGAAATTAACTGGTGCACGCTTTGTTGTTATGCGTGGTGGCATTGCTCGTCTACATCGTGCACTGACTCAGTTCATGTTGGATTTGCATACTCAAGAACACGGGTACTTAGAAACCTACGTGCCTTATATGGTGAATCAGGACTCTTTACTGGGCACCGGTCAGTTACCAAAATTTGGTAAAGACTTATTCCACATTGAAGGCGAGTCACAAGATCAAATTCCAATGTCACTGATTCCAACGGCCGAAGTCCCGTTAACGAATTTGTATCGTGACGAGATAGCTGATGAAGACGAACTGCCACTTAAGTTTACCGCGCACACTCCGTGTTTCCGCAGTGAAGCCGGCTCACACGGTCGTGACACCCGGGGCCTTATTCGTCAACATCAGTTCGATAAAGTCGAGTTGGTTTGGTTAGTAAAACCGGAAGAGTCAATGGATGCTTTAGAGCAACTGACTGGCCACGCTGAGACGGTGCTGCAAAAGCTGGAGCTGCCTTATCGTAAGGTATTGCTCTGCACTGGTGATATGGGCTTTGGCGCCGCTAAAACTTACGACTTAGAAGTATGGTTACCAGCGCAACAGGCGTACCGTGAAATCAGCTCTTGCTCAAATATGCAGGACTTTCAGGCACGTCGTATGCAGGCTCGTTTCCGTCGTAAGGGCGCAAAAAAACCGGAGCTTATGCACACATTGAACGGCTCGGGTTTAGCAGTAGGCCGCGCATTAGTTGCTGTGCTGGAAAACTATCAGCAGGAAGATGGTTCAATAGTCGTTCCTGAAGTACTGCGCACTTACATGGGTGGTATTGACGTTATTAAGAGCTAA
- a CDS encoding replication-associated recombination protein A: MRPRTVDEYVGQQHLLAPGKPLRVAVEQGHLHSMILWGPPGTGKTTLAELIATTANATVSRISAVTSGVKDIRRAIEEAKQVAQQQGRRTILFVDEVHRFNKSQQDAFLPHIEDGTIVFVGATTENPGFELNNALLSRARVYRLQTLSKNDLEVALDRALTDSGRGLGQRQLKLEGEARAKLLDLAGGDARRLLNYLEVVADFVESSNQPITPELITAAIGEKATAFDHQGDHYYDILSAFHKSVRGSSPDGALYWYARLLTGGGDALVIARRLLAIASEDIGNADPRALQLALNAWDTYHRVGPAEGERAIAQATIYCACAAKSNAVYNAFKSALRTAKEHSDAPVPEHLRNAPTKVHKEQGYGADYQYAHNYPNAYVPGERYLPSELAEMQFYQPEPRGLEIKLQAKLRWLQDMDTKSDWKREPDE; this comes from the coding sequence ATGCGTCCGCGCACAGTTGACGAATATGTTGGACAGCAACATCTATTAGCCCCTGGCAAGCCGTTAAGAGTAGCGGTCGAACAGGGGCATTTGCATTCAATGATCCTCTGGGGGCCACCGGGCACCGGTAAAACCACCTTAGCTGAGCTTATTGCCACTACTGCCAATGCTACTGTAAGCCGTATTAGCGCAGTAACCTCTGGTGTGAAGGACATAAGGCGAGCTATTGAAGAGGCGAAACAGGTGGCTCAGCAGCAAGGTCGACGGACGATTTTGTTTGTTGACGAAGTACATCGTTTTAATAAAAGCCAGCAAGACGCCTTTTTACCTCATATTGAGGATGGCACCATTGTGTTTGTTGGTGCGACAACCGAAAACCCGGGCTTTGAATTAAATAACGCATTGCTCTCGAGAGCCCGTGTGTATCGTTTGCAAACACTTTCAAAAAATGACCTCGAAGTAGCGCTGGACAGAGCATTAACTGACTCAGGCCGTGGGTTGGGTCAGCGCCAGTTAAAGTTGGAAGGCGAGGCACGGGCTAAGCTATTGGACTTAGCGGGCGGCGATGCTCGTCGACTGCTGAATTACCTGGAAGTGGTGGCGGACTTCGTTGAAAGCAGTAATCAGCCGATTACGCCGGAGCTTATTACCGCCGCTATTGGCGAAAAAGCAACAGCGTTTGATCATCAGGGCGACCATTACTACGACATTTTGTCAGCGTTTCATAAATCGGTACGAGGTTCTTCACCAGACGGTGCTTTGTATTGGTACGCTCGGTTATTAACGGGCGGTGGCGATGCTCTGGTTATTGCGCGCAGGCTACTGGCCATAGCCTCTGAAGACATTGGCAACGCAGATCCAAGAGCACTTCAGTTAGCGTTAAACGCCTGGGATACTTACCATAGAGTTGGTCCGGCAGAGGGCGAGCGAGCGATAGCTCAAGCGACCATTTATTGCGCTTGTGCGGCAAAAAGTAATGCGGTATACAATGCGTTTAAGAGCGCGCTCAGAACGGCGAAAGAGCATAGCGACGCTCCAGTACCCGAACATTTGCGCAATGCACCGACCAAAGTGCATAAAGAGCAGGGCTACGGGGCTGACTATCAATACGCGCATAACTACCCAAATGCGTATGTGCCCGGTGAACGCTATTTGCCGTCAGAGCTTGCTGAAATGCAGTTCTATCAACCCGAGCCGCGCGGCTTAGAAATTAAGCTGCAGGCAAAGCTGCGCTGGCTGCAGGATATGGACACTAAGTCAGACTGGAAAAGAGAACCCGATGAATAA
- a CDS encoding LuxR C-terminal-related transcriptional regulator: MNRIILAIPNPITSAGMEAVIQQHFHTQIEVVSSMNELRQTCYKYDDALVILSSQLSGVATVEHWRRIKRRHVDLQLIVWGRSQQDILNFQCSVSQVDGYLLESSNSKELVQALKTLKTGSIYVAAPVAEYLARNPRNRHKKGMVDSLSERELQVAQMLSRGIRVREIAKHLCISSKTINTFRYRIFSKLGIDGDVQLSHMAIQSGLVDLIQFEGNDRQQFNNL; this comes from the coding sequence ATGAACCGTATTATTTTGGCAATACCTAACCCAATTACCAGTGCTGGTATGGAAGCGGTAATACAGCAGCATTTTCATACACAAATTGAAGTGGTTAGCTCTATGAATGAACTGAGACAAACATGCTATAAATATGACGATGCACTGGTTATTCTCAGCAGTCAACTATCAGGTGTTGCGACCGTTGAGCACTGGCGACGTATAAAAAGACGGCATGTCGACTTACAGCTCATTGTTTGGGGCAGGAGCCAGCAAGACATTCTTAATTTTCAATGCAGTGTGAGTCAAGTCGATGGCTATTTACTGGAGTCATCGAACAGTAAAGAGTTAGTGCAAGCGCTCAAAACACTGAAAACAGGTAGTATTTATGTGGCAGCACCCGTTGCTGAATACTTAGCGAGAAACCCTCGCAATCGCCACAAAAAGGGCATGGTTGACTCTTTATCGGAAAGAGAGCTGCAAGTTGCGCAAATGCTGAGTCGTGGTATTCGCGTTCGAGAAATAGCGAAGCATTTATGTATCAGCAGTAAAACAATTAATACCTTTCGTTACCGCATTTTCTCTAAACTTGGCATTGATGGTGATGTACAATTATCACATATGGCAATTCAATCGGGTCTTGTTGACCTAATCCAGTTTGAAGGTAATGACAGACAGCAATTCAATAACCTTTAA
- a CDS encoding DsrE family protein → MRKIAILQSSNTPNIATEALDVALALASFDIPVQLILIDDAVNVLLSSPSKRYAMLELLDAEPIALCSSLAIKTNTLPTNIEAITISKENLKQHLKQFDEVLQFS, encoded by the coding sequence ATGAGGAAAATAGCCATTTTACAAAGCAGCAATACCCCTAACATAGCAACTGAAGCGCTTGATGTTGCGCTTGCATTAGCAAGCTTTGATATACCAGTGCAGCTTATTCTTATTGATGATGCTGTCAATGTGTTACTGAGCTCACCATCAAAACGCTACGCCATGTTGGAGTTATTGGACGCTGAGCCTATTGCACTATGTTCGAGCTTGGCCATAAAAACTAATACCCTGCCGACCAATATTGAGGCTATCACTATTTCGAAAGAAAACTTGAAGCAACACCTGAAACAGTTTGACGAGGTACTGCAGTTCTCATGA
- the uvrC gene encoding excinuclease ABC subunit UvrC, whose protein sequence is MTDSNSITFNYKDFLRNLTHQPGVYRMYDESGDVIYVGKAKDLKKRVSSYFREKVDAVKTQVLVKQIVSMDVTVTDTEADALILENSFIKKYRPRYNVLLRDDKSYPYIILTSHEHPRLGFHRGARREKGDYFGPFPNGSAVRESLNLMQKLFPIRQCQDSYYRARTRPCLQYQLKRCLAPCVSKCTDDEYNDQVQLAKHFLNGKNQQVIDELVKKMEQASEALEFEKAARFRDQIAALRKTQERNSVTGAQQELDVIGMARGNGMTTIQMMFIRDNHLQGSRSYFPKVPADTSDEEVLRAFLLQFYLSDNAGRKTPREIILPDSVEPDEVLAQVMGQALNRSVKMQNNVRGERKQYQQLAAKNAVNALESRLNQQSTMNRRTSALQQVLDFGVPIQRMECFDISHTMGQQTVASCVVFDQNGPKKSDYRRYNITGITPGDDYAAMAKALAKRYDKAREQGNIPDILFIDGGKGQLSQAEKYFEDWGSDAPMLIGVAKGESRKPGLETLIMAGSHETIALNKDASALHLIQHIRDESHRFAITGHRQKRAKVQKTSTLEQIEGIGAKRRQTLLKNLGGLQEVKNASISKLSSVPGISQAMAEKIYYSFRDE, encoded by the coding sequence ATGACAGACAGCAATTCAATAACCTTTAATTACAAAGACTTTCTTCGGAACCTGACTCATCAACCCGGTGTTTACCGTATGTATGATGAGTCGGGTGACGTTATTTATGTCGGTAAAGCAAAAGATCTTAAAAAGCGTGTGTCCAGTTACTTCCGCGAAAAGGTCGATGCAGTTAAAACTCAAGTGCTGGTGAAACAAATAGTATCAATGGATGTTACTGTTACCGACACGGAAGCTGACGCGCTTATTCTGGAAAACAGTTTCATTAAAAAATACCGTCCGCGCTACAACGTTTTATTGCGTGACGACAAGTCTTATCCGTATATAATTTTGACCTCCCATGAGCACCCAAGGTTAGGGTTTCACCGCGGTGCGCGGCGCGAGAAGGGCGATTACTTCGGGCCTTTTCCGAATGGCAGTGCGGTTCGCGAAAGCCTGAACTTAATGCAGAAGCTGTTTCCCATTCGGCAATGTCAGGATTCGTATTATCGTGCTCGGACGAGACCATGTCTGCAGTATCAGCTCAAACGCTGCCTGGCGCCTTGCGTGAGCAAGTGTACCGATGACGAGTACAACGACCAGGTTCAATTGGCTAAGCACTTCCTCAATGGCAAGAACCAACAGGTTATTGATGAGCTTGTAAAAAAAATGGAACAGGCCAGTGAAGCGCTGGAGTTCGAAAAAGCAGCTCGTTTTCGTGACCAAATAGCGGCACTTCGTAAAACTCAGGAGCGAAACTCGGTTACTGGCGCCCAGCAAGAGCTTGACGTTATTGGTATGGCGCGTGGTAACGGCATGACAACTATTCAAATGATGTTCATTCGGGACAATCACTTGCAGGGCAGTCGCAGCTACTTTCCGAAAGTCCCGGCGGATACGAGTGACGAGGAAGTCTTGCGCGCATTCTTACTGCAATTTTACCTGTCTGATAACGCCGGTCGTAAAACACCGAGAGAGATTATTTTACCGGACTCAGTAGAACCTGACGAGGTATTAGCGCAAGTGATGGGGCAGGCGCTAAATCGCTCGGTTAAAATGCAGAATAATGTCCGGGGTGAGCGTAAACAGTATCAGCAACTCGCGGCTAAAAATGCAGTGAATGCGCTGGAAAGCCGTCTCAACCAACAAAGTACCATGAACCGTCGTACGTCGGCCCTACAGCAGGTGCTGGACTTTGGCGTACCGATTCAGCGTATGGAGTGTTTTGATATCAGCCATACCATGGGCCAGCAAACGGTTGCTTCTTGCGTGGTGTTTGACCAAAACGGACCGAAGAAATCCGACTATAGGCGCTACAACATTACCGGAATTACGCCAGGCGATGACTATGCGGCTATGGCGAAAGCATTGGCGAAGCGCTATGACAAAGCGCGGGAACAGGGCAATATACCCGACATTCTCTTTATTGACGGTGGCAAAGGGCAGCTATCCCAAGCTGAAAAGTACTTTGAAGACTGGGGCAGTGATGCCCCCATGCTTATAGGGGTTGCTAAAGGCGAATCTCGCAAGCCGGGGCTTGAAACGCTCATTATGGCGGGCAGCCACGAGACCATTGCGCTGAATAAAGACGCCAGTGCGTTGCATTTAATTCAGCACATTCGTGACGAGTCTCACCGTTTTGCAATAACCGGACACCGTCAGAAACGGGCGAAAGTGCAGAAAACATCGACATTGGAGCAAATAGAAGGTATTGGTGCTAAACGTCGACAAACGCTTTTGAAAAATCTGGGTGGATTACAAGAGGTAAAAAACGCTAGTATTAGTAAACTTTCTAGCGTGCCCGGCATTAGTCAGGCCATGGCAGAAAAAATTTATTACTCGTTCCGGGATGAGTAA